A part of Podarcis muralis chromosome 15, rPodMur119.hap1.1, whole genome shotgun sequence genomic DNA contains:
- the CYB5D2 gene encoding neuferricin — protein sequence MLRGALAALALGWAAAWLWGRGFDPRSWLWPDRDAELVLSADDLSRYTGAEESAGLYLAVLGQVFDVQRGRKHYGPGGAYSFFSGKDASRAFASGDFTPAGLVDDISGLSPLQMLAIQNWLSFYSKNYVLIGKVAGRFYDEDGSPTEALAQAQALIEEGQRMQTRENERKKRFPPCNSEWSSTGGSRVWCSKQSGGVNRDWNGVPRKLYEPGSSHSQCVCVNTEGLPSEQSQSTQMSDRGDLDNPNLREYEGCHPLADWCALKD from the exons ATGCTGCGAGGggcgctcgctgccttggctctGGGCTGGGCAGCCGCCTGGCTTTGGGGTCGCGGGTTCGATCCCCGCTCATGGTTGTGGCCGGACCGTGATGCTGAGCTGGTCCTGAGCGCCGACGATCTGAGCCGCTACACTGGGGCGGAGGAAAGCGCTGGGCTTTACCTGGCTGTCCTGGGTCAGGTCTTTGATGTGCAACGAGGACGCAAGCATTATGGGCCAGGGGGCGCTTACAGCTTCTTTTCAG GAAAAGATGCCTCCAGAGCTTTTGCGTCAGGCGATTTCACCCCAGCAGGACTGGTGGATGACATTTCGGGACTATCGCCGTTACAAATGCTGGCCATCCAGAACTGGCTCTCCTTCTACAGCAAGAATTATGTGCTTATTG GCAAAGTGGCTGGGAGGTTCTATGATGAGGATGGATCGCCCACTGAGGCTCTAGCGCAGGCCCAAGCTCTCATCGAGGAAGGGCAGCGGATGCAGACCAGGGAGAACGAGAGAAAAAAGCGGTTTCCGCCATGCAATTCGGAATGGAGCTCGACCGGGGGAAGTCGGGTCTGGTGTTCAAAGCAGAG CGGTGGAGTTAACAGAGACTGGAACGGAGTCCCGAGGAAGCTGTACGAGCCTGGCTCCAGTCACAGCCAGTGCGTCTGCGTGAATACAGAGGGGTTGCCTTCTGAGCAGTCACAGTCCACCCAGATGAGTGACAGAGGTGACCTGGACAACCCTAACCTGCGAGAGTATGAAGGGTGCCACCCGCTGGCTGACTGGTGTGCTTTAAAAGACTga
- the LOC114585589 gene encoding putative methyltransferase DDB_G0268948: protein MAAHLFAAKDHAAVYQKYRFPPPENLQGVILSYLEKKKVTSFHLAVDVGCGTGQSSHLLAKRFEKVVGTDVSEAQIEEAKRAAHPPNVSYLVCPAEELPFEDRSVDLLTAFTAAHWFDIPRFMKEVDRLLKPSGCVALSTNTLDMRLHYKGCSEKLTEIFREVQGQIFPYSNEKIKFVTDDYKAIFDSLPLQDKERITEILDKLPMSVADLMGYIQSFSPYQTFLKAQPEAAKSLIQNTEQRILETMGVSSRETKLELCTRHVCVLGYK, encoded by the exons ATGGCCGCTCATTTGTTTGCGGCCAAAGATCACGCTGCTGTCTACCAGAAATACAGGTTCCCACCCCCGGAGAACCTCCAAGGTGTGATCCTCTCCTACCTGgagaaaaag AAGGTGACCTCCTTTCACCTGGCAGTGGACGTGGGATGTGGCACAGGCCAGAGCAGTCACCTGCTGGCGAAGCGCTTTGAGAAGGTGGTCGGGACAGACGTAAGCGAGGCTCAGATCGAGGAGGCCAAGCGAGCTGCCCACCCGCCAAATGTCTCCTACCT CGTGTGCCCTGCAGAAGAGCTCCCCTTTGAGGACCGCTCTGTGGATCTGCTCACGGCCTTCACTGCTGCCCACTGGTTTGACATTCCCCGCTTCATGAAGGAAGTGGACCGCCTTCTCAAGCCGTCTGGCTGTGTGGCCTTGAGTACCAACACCCTCGACATGCGGTTGCACTACAAGGGCTGTTCGGAAAAGCTCACAGAAATCTTCCGGGAG GTTCAAGGCCAGATTTTCCCGTATTCAAACGAAAAGATCAAATTTGTTACGGATGACTACAAAGCAATATTTGATTCCCTGCCGCTTCAGGACAAGGAGAG GATCACGGAAATTCTTGATAAACTGCCAATGAGTGTCGCTGACCTGATGGGATACATCCAGTCATTCTCTCCATACCAGACTTTTCTAAAAGCCCAGCCTGAGGCAGCAAAATCTCTCATCCAAAACACCGAACAAag GATCCTGGAGACGATGGGAGTTTCGTCTCGAGAGACCAAGCTGGAGCTCTGCACTCGGCACGTTTGTGTCCTGGGTTATAAGTGA